A genomic window from Candidatus Pelagisphaera phototrophica includes:
- the dcm gene encoding DNA (cytosine-5-)-methyltransferase: MFTFIDLFAGIGGFRIGLERLGGRCVFSSEIDKHAAATYERNFGEKPSGDITQIDASDVPDHDVLCGGFPCQPFSVSGKQLGFEDARGTLFFEVMRLVSEKRPRAVFLENVANYARHSNGDTLKRTLSMLEGEGYRTKHAILNASDYGVPQARKRLYIVGIREDVVRGEFRFPQPAGKKVSVLDILLPKSKVESTAIVRNDITITDTNVGKDLGARSEKPIQIGVINKGGQGERIYSPEGQGITLSAHGGGAAAKTGAYLVDGVVRKLHPVECLRMMGFPDSFKIDPRVGQAYKQFGNAVVASVIEAIGKEMLDAAKLKWEQAVLELK, from the coding sequence ATGTTCACCTTTATCGATTTATTTGCTGGCATTGGTGGATTTCGCATTGGGTTGGAACGATTGGGCGGACGGTGCGTTTTTAGCTCGGAAATCGACAAGCACGCAGCGGCAACCTATGAACGGAATTTCGGAGAAAAACCGTCGGGTGATATAACCCAAATCGATGCTTCAGATGTCCCGGATCATGACGTGCTATGTGGAGGTTTTCCCTGCCAGCCGTTTTCGGTTAGTGGAAAGCAGCTGGGATTCGAAGATGCCCGGGGAACGTTGTTTTTCGAAGTGATGCGGCTGGTCTCTGAGAAAAGACCAAGGGCTGTGTTTCTTGAAAACGTAGCCAATTATGCGCGACACAGTAACGGAGATACGTTGAAAAGGACGCTATCGATGCTGGAAGGCGAAGGGTATAGGACCAAGCACGCTATTCTAAACGCGTCCGATTACGGGGTTCCCCAGGCACGCAAGCGTTTGTACATCGTGGGTATCAGGGAAGATGTTGTGAGGGGCGAGTTTAGATTTCCGCAGCCAGCAGGAAAGAAGGTGTCGGTACTGGACATATTGCTTCCAAAATCAAAAGTTGAAAGTACGGCGATCGTTCGTAACGACATTACGATTACGGATACCAATGTTGGAAAGGACTTGGGGGCAAGATCTGAAAAACCGATCCAAATTGGAGTCATTAATAAAGGGGGGCAGGGTGAGCGGATCTATTCGCCCGAAGGTCAGGGTATCACTCTTTCTGCCCATGGTGGCGGAGCCGCAGCCAAAACCGGTGCCTACCTGGTGGATGGTGTAGTGCGCAAATTGCACCCCGTTGAGTGCCTTCGCATGATGGGTTTCCCCGATAGCTTCAAAATTGATCCACGCGTCGGGCAAGCCTATAAGCAATTTGGCAATGCCGT